The Edaphobacter sp. 12200R-103 genome contains a region encoding:
- a CDS encoding L-threonylcarbamoyladenylate synthase encodes MTADTLRIHPDEPEPELISQVADRLHAGQVVALPTDTFYGLAVDPVNLRAVDRIYEIKSRARHKPLSLLIRDVAQAYELSRGLDTAFDRLAERFWPGPLTLIVRAGSKLPLRVTANTGNVALRVPEAAIPRAIVSSLGLPITATSANLFGMPECTYAYGVREQLGDKIPLIVDGGPTARSVPTTIVDISAGGSSWMILREGAIPTHEIALALSH; translated from the coding sequence TTGACGGCCGATACGCTTCGTATTCATCCCGATGAGCCCGAACCAGAGCTCATCTCTCAGGTAGCTGATCGTCTCCACGCAGGTCAGGTTGTAGCTCTTCCTACCGATACCTTTTATGGCCTCGCGGTCGATCCGGTCAATCTGCGCGCCGTCGATCGCATCTATGAGATCAAGTCGCGAGCCCGCCACAAACCTCTGTCTCTGCTCATCCGCGATGTCGCCCAGGCCTACGAGCTCTCCCGCGGGCTCGACACCGCTTTTGACCGCCTCGCCGAGCGTTTCTGGCCCGGACCGCTCACGCTTATCGTTCGTGCCGGCTCCAAACTGCCCCTCCGCGTCACCGCCAATACCGGCAATGTCGCTTTGCGCGTGCCGGAGGCTGCAATCCCCCGAGCCATCGTCTCCAGCCTCGGTCTTCCCATTACCGCAACCTCCGCGAACCTCTTCGGGATGCCCGAATGTACCTACGCGTACGGGGTTCGCGAGCAACTTGGCGACAAGATCCCACTCATCGTCGACGGGGGGCCGACGGCGCGCTCCGTCCCTACCACCATCGTCGATATCTCCGCCGGCGGAAGCTCCTGGATGATTCTCCGTGAAGGCGCTATCCCAACCCACGAGATTGCGCTCGCCCTGAGTCACTGA
- a CDS encoding RNA methyltransferase encodes MAGSEEIKSRSNARVKQLRAAFAGQERLSEGLLAIEGEHLLEEAVRSGLEIRTVFLTEHQQIPDGVKATTEIVRLSTDVFRSAVETRSPQGIAALVAPAKFEIAEIFERQDQALIVIAAGLQDPGNLGTIIRSAEAFGANGVIATPGTVSVWNQKAVRASVGSVFRLPVATAATQEIADLAAEYGVRLLAAMGSAKGGVLRAQDISLSEPCAFLIGNEGAGLSQEWMKLGAESITIPCPGPVESLNAAVAASLLLYEASRQRSLETRRGAPRIPGPLRRRPTGATR; translated from the coding sequence ATGGCGGGAAGCGAGGAGATCAAGAGTCGCAGCAATGCGCGGGTAAAGCAGCTACGCGCAGCCTTTGCGGGACAGGAGCGGCTGTCAGAGGGCCTGCTGGCGATTGAAGGGGAACATCTTCTGGAAGAGGCGGTGCGCAGTGGTCTGGAGATCAGGACCGTCTTTCTGACGGAGCATCAACAGATTCCAGATGGAGTAAAAGCGACGACCGAGATTGTGCGGCTCAGCACGGACGTATTTCGCAGCGCGGTCGAGACGCGGTCTCCGCAGGGCATTGCAGCGCTGGTGGCTCCCGCAAAGTTTGAGATCGCCGAGATCTTTGAGCGACAGGACCAGGCGCTGATTGTGATTGCCGCGGGCCTGCAGGATCCGGGGAACCTGGGCACGATCATCCGGTCGGCAGAGGCCTTTGGAGCAAATGGCGTGATTGCGACGCCGGGAACGGTGAGCGTGTGGAACCAGAAGGCTGTTCGGGCGAGCGTGGGAAGCGTGTTTCGTCTACCGGTAGCTACGGCCGCGACTCAAGAGATTGCAGATCTGGCAGCGGAGTATGGCGTCCGGTTGCTTGCTGCTATGGGCTCGGCGAAAGGCGGTGTGCTGCGCGCCCAGGATATCAGCCTGAGTGAGCCATGCGCGTTTCTGATTGGCAATGAGGGGGCGGGGCTCTCGCAGGAGTGGATGAAACTGGGAGCGGAGAGCATTACGATTCCCTGCCCCGGCCCGGTCGAGAGTCTCAATGCGGCGGTTGCGGCTTCGCTGCTGCTGTATGAGGCCTCGCGGCAAAGGTCGCTGGAGACGAGAAGGGGCGCACCTCGGATTCCCGGGCCTCTGCGAAGACGCCCGACGGGGGCGACGCGATGA
- a CDS encoding SgcJ/EcaC family oxidoreductase — protein sequence MSLTDEQQIRVAIELWLDASRKGDLDTVMNLMTDDVVFLTPGNPPMSKVEFEQRSRSMSGKVNIEGKADVQEITVMGDTAVCWNYLEITATPDGSSPIQRAGNVLSVFRRGADGQWRIWRDANLLGLVEKSECSSREVGS from the coding sequence ATGAGCCTTACAGACGAACAGCAGATTCGCGTTGCCATCGAGCTCTGGCTCGATGCCTCCCGTAAAGGCGATCTCGACACGGTCATGAATCTGATGACCGACGATGTCGTCTTTCTTACGCCAGGCAACCCGCCGATGAGTAAGGTTGAGTTCGAACAGCGCTCCCGTTCGATGAGCGGCAAGGTCAACATCGAAGGCAAGGCCGATGTGCAGGAGATCACCGTCATGGGTGACACCGCCGTCTGCTGGAACTATCTGGAGATCACGGCTACGCCCGACGGCAGTTCGCCCATACAACGCGCAGGCAATGTGCTCTCCGTCTTTCGTCGCGGCGCCGATGGCCAGTGGCGTATCTGGCGCGATGCCAACCTGTTGGGACTGGTCGAAAAAAGTGAGTGCAGTTCTCGCGAAGTTGGTTCTTGA
- a CDS encoding YdcF family protein, which produces MMVSRNNQRRQHPSTASTLLRTLLITAFVIGVAWCFYVVQQINEVASEDQAQQADAIAVFGAAEYSGRPSPTLHFRLDHAVDLYRMKIAPIIVTLGGGSDKDSGHTEGGVGRDYLLAHGVPIGNIIAETSSTDTEQQVHRLAAIARDFNLHHIVVVSDGTHLFRIRELCQDIGLDVYTSPRATVGHLGWWDLFMRYAHEVLSYTAWRLNLNFDWLRKGDD; this is translated from the coding sequence ATGATGGTTTCCCGCAACAATCAGCGCCGTCAGCACCCTTCGACGGCAAGCACCCTGCTGCGCACGCTACTGATCACCGCATTCGTCATTGGTGTGGCCTGGTGTTTCTACGTCGTCCAGCAGATCAACGAAGTCGCCTCTGAGGATCAGGCCCAGCAGGCCGACGCCATCGCTGTCTTTGGAGCTGCAGAGTACTCCGGTCGCCCTTCCCCCACGCTCCATTTCCGCCTCGACCACGCCGTCGATCTCTACCGCATGAAGATCGCCCCCATCATCGTTACCCTCGGAGGAGGAAGCGACAAGGATTCCGGCCATACCGAGGGCGGTGTCGGACGCGATTACCTTCTCGCCCACGGCGTCCCCATCGGCAACATCATCGCTGAGACCAGCTCCACCGATACTGAACAACAGGTCCATCGTCTTGCCGCCATCGCCCGAGACTTTAACCTGCACCATATCGTCGTCGTCTCCGACGGAACCCATCTCTTTCGCATTCGCGAACTCTGCCAGGATATAGGCCTCGACGTCTACACCTCACCGCGAGCCACCGTAGGACACCTCGGCTGGTGGGATCTCTTCATGCGATACGCCCATGAGGTCCTCAGCTACACCGCCTGGAGGCTCAACCTCAACTTCGATTGGCTCCGCAAAGGCGACGATTAA
- a CDS encoding DUF92 domain-containing protein: MQARALTWVVGLLLLAGALALPLGTARLGLPLWPLGRPLLLSVGFAAVVLLLRAATPAASAIGLLICFLLAEAPAAWSRYAKDTAEHWLLAALAALFVLTFAATKYGRGKKEARGLSESRRGRSASQIVANLGIAGLFAAVGWYEGCVAALAEAAADTVSSEIGQATGHRARLVTTGQIVPSGTDGGVTTAGTVAGLAAAAIVVAIGSGHHALWPTQVVTWMAAGAGLYFDSLLGATVERRGWMGNDLVNFSSTLCAAVLASIF, from the coding sequence GTGCAAGCGAGGGCACTGACCTGGGTGGTGGGTCTGTTGCTGCTTGCAGGAGCTCTGGCGCTGCCACTGGGTACGGCCCGGCTGGGACTTCCGCTGTGGCCCCTGGGAAGACCTCTGCTGCTGAGCGTGGGCTTTGCGGCTGTCGTGTTGTTGCTGCGCGCGGCGACGCCTGCGGCCTCGGCGATAGGGCTGCTGATCTGTTTCCTTCTTGCCGAAGCTCCTGCGGCGTGGTCGCGCTACGCAAAAGACACGGCAGAACATTGGCTGCTTGCAGCACTGGCGGCCCTGTTTGTGCTGACCTTTGCGGCGACAAAGTATGGCAGAGGCAAAAAGGAAGCGCGCGGCCTGTCGGAGTCGCGGCGCGGAAGAAGCGCGTCGCAGATTGTGGCGAATCTTGGGATAGCCGGGCTGTTTGCCGCGGTGGGGTGGTACGAAGGATGCGTGGCTGCCCTCGCCGAGGCGGCGGCGGATACGGTTTCTTCAGAGATCGGGCAGGCAACGGGGCATCGGGCACGGCTGGTGACGACAGGCCAGATTGTGCCTTCGGGGACCGATGGCGGAGTTACGACTGCAGGAACGGTGGCCGGGCTCGCGGCAGCGGCGATTGTTGTTGCGATTGGCTCCGGGCATCATGCATTGTGGCCGACCCAGGTGGTTACCTGGATGGCGGCGGGCGCTGGGCTGTACTTCGACAGCTTGTTGGGAGCGACGGTAGAGCGGCGGGGCTGGATGGGGAATGATCTTGTGAACTTCTCTTCAACGCTGTGCGCGGCTGTGCTTGCGAGCATTTTCTGA
- a CDS encoding replication-associated recombination protein A, translating into MSLFDTTPMTTASRGAVRAPLAERMRPHTLDEYVGQGHLLGPGKPLRVAIENDDPTSMIFWGPPGTGKTTLAKIIAQRTHATFIEFSAVLSGIKEIKQVMADAEKAAHLGSRTILFIDEIHRFNKAQQDAFLPYVERGTIRLIGATTENPSFEINSALLSRCRVYTLVGLTEAQVVELLQRALNDAERGLGASGITAEDEALATIASYSSGDARNALNALEVAARLVQGRKEKILTKAIAAEALQRRVLQYDKRGEQHYDIISALHKSVRNSDPDAALYWLGRMLEAGEDPMYVARRVVRMAVEDIGLAAPEALNLCLSAKDAMHFLGHPEGELALAQAVVYLALAPKSNAVYVAYNTVRGDIQATAAEPVPLHLRNAPTKLMKDLNYGKNYQYAHDVEGRVADMECLPPSLAGRHYYVPTSEGREKLLAQRMEEIARIKASKRG; encoded by the coding sequence ATGAGCCTGTTCGATACGACGCCGATGACGACGGCATCGCGGGGAGCGGTGCGGGCTCCGCTGGCAGAGCGGATGAGGCCGCACACACTGGACGAGTATGTCGGTCAGGGGCATCTGCTGGGTCCGGGTAAGCCGCTGCGCGTGGCGATTGAAAACGATGATCCTACGTCGATGATCTTCTGGGGACCGCCGGGAACGGGCAAGACGACGCTGGCGAAGATTATCGCGCAGCGGACGCATGCGACGTTTATTGAGTTTTCCGCGGTGCTGAGCGGGATTAAGGAGATCAAACAGGTGATGGCCGATGCCGAAAAGGCGGCGCACCTGGGGTCGCGGACGATTTTGTTTATCGATGAAATTCATCGCTTCAACAAGGCGCAGCAGGACGCATTTCTGCCTTATGTGGAGCGCGGGACGATACGGCTGATCGGAGCGACGACGGAGAATCCATCGTTTGAGATCAACTCTGCCCTGCTGTCACGCTGTCGTGTCTATACGCTGGTGGGGCTGACGGAGGCACAGGTTGTAGAACTCCTGCAGCGGGCGCTGAACGACGCGGAGCGCGGGCTGGGAGCCTCGGGGATTACAGCTGAAGATGAGGCGCTGGCAACGATTGCTTCGTACTCGAGCGGCGACGCTAGAAATGCGCTGAATGCGCTGGAAGTGGCAGCGCGATTGGTACAGGGCCGCAAAGAAAAGATATTGACGAAGGCGATCGCCGCAGAAGCGCTGCAGAGGCGGGTTCTGCAGTACGACAAGCGGGGCGAGCAGCACTACGACATCATCTCGGCACTGCATAAGAGCGTGCGCAACTCCGATCCGGACGCCGCGCTGTACTGGCTGGGAAGGATGCTGGAGGCGGGCGAAGACCCGATGTATGTTGCGCGGCGCGTGGTTCGCATGGCGGTGGAAGACATCGGGCTGGCGGCGCCGGAGGCATTGAACCTTTGTCTCTCGGCGAAGGATGCGATGCATTTCCTAGGGCATCCGGAGGGTGAGCTGGCCCTGGCGCAGGCAGTGGTGTACCTTGCGCTGGCGCCGAAGTCGAACGCGGTCTACGTGGCATACAACACGGTACGAGGCGACATCCAGGCAACGGCTGCGGAGCCTGTTCCGCTGCACCTGCGGAATGCGCCGACAAAGCTGATGAAGGATTTGAACTACGGCAAGAACTACCAGTATGCGCACGATGTGGAAGGCCGCGTCGCAGACATGGAGTGTCTTCCACCTTCGCTGGCGGGGCGACACTACTATGTACCGACCAGCGAAGGACGCGAAAAGCTGCTGGCGCAGCGCATGGAAGAGATTGCGCGCATCAAGGCTTCGAAGCGGGGCTGA
- a CDS encoding YncE family protein — translation MRLGRIEAEGTPEVRIDRPSRRSRLQAISTLAFAAVSLGSLAGCGNTYRPVVTSINPVGPASQPNKYAIAISSPGPDLPGLVTIVDFSGDSVLVTANVGASPYYLMLDASGNTGYTLNGDKTLTSFDISPSLQTRDVIQTTLLDNANSNSIFSDATALFVTEPGRTAVAQLKESPPPPSLNQEFPIDPGYSPVYIAGNSGSPRAYVISQKDDGGPGEVAAIEMASSTISNKIDVGRSPIYGVMTTDGKRAFIMNKGDNTVSVINAQTNQADNVPAPAVNPIPVGVAPIWADLAPTRNELVVANEGDGVSKGSVSIINIPLCSAAALPGNPNCDPNNPIDANGFGQVLATVPVGVDPLMVAVLQDGSRAYVINRADSTVSVVNLTTNTVTATIPVPDSPHPTFIACISGTPTGKVYVTSPESDRMTIIRTDTDVVETTVPLQGKGIMVRTQLP, via the coding sequence TTGCGTTTAGGAAGAATTGAAGCAGAAGGAACCCCTGAGGTTCGTATCGACCGGCCATCCAGGCGGTCACGTCTCCAGGCTATTTCCACCCTCGCCTTCGCCGCGGTCTCCCTCGGATCGTTGGCAGGTTGCGGCAACACCTATCGTCCTGTTGTCACCAGCATCAATCCCGTTGGACCTGCCTCGCAGCCCAATAAATATGCGATCGCGATCTCCAGTCCGGGACCTGATCTGCCTGGCCTGGTTACGATCGTCGACTTCTCCGGCGATAGCGTTCTGGTCACCGCCAACGTCGGGGCTTCGCCGTACTACCTGATGCTCGACGCGTCCGGAAACACCGGCTACACGCTCAACGGCGATAAGACGCTCACCAGCTTCGATATCTCCCCCTCGCTGCAGACCCGCGATGTCATCCAGACAACGCTGCTCGATAACGCGAACTCCAACAGCATCTTCTCCGACGCTACTGCGCTCTTTGTCACAGAACCCGGTCGCACCGCTGTGGCGCAGCTCAAGGAATCGCCTCCGCCTCCCTCGCTGAATCAGGAGTTTCCCATTGATCCCGGATACTCTCCGGTCTACATCGCTGGCAACTCCGGCTCGCCTCGCGCCTACGTTATCAGTCAGAAGGACGATGGTGGCCCTGGCGAAGTTGCCGCCATCGAGATGGCAAGCAGCACTATCTCTAACAAGATCGACGTAGGACGCAGCCCCATCTACGGCGTAATGACCACTGATGGCAAGCGCGCCTTCATCATGAACAAAGGTGACAATACCGTCTCCGTCATCAACGCGCAGACCAATCAGGCCGATAACGTTCCCGCGCCTGCGGTCAATCCGATTCCGGTTGGAGTCGCTCCGATCTGGGCCGATCTCGCACCTACCCGCAACGAGCTGGTCGTCGCCAACGAGGGCGATGGCGTGTCCAAGGGATCGGTAAGCATCATCAACATCCCTCTCTGCTCAGCGGCCGCTCTTCCAGGCAATCCTAACTGCGACCCTAACAACCCCATCGATGCCAATGGATTTGGCCAGGTGCTGGCTACTGTACCCGTGGGCGTCGACCCCCTGATGGTAGCGGTCCTGCAGGATGGCTCCCGTGCTTACGTCATCAATCGGGCAGACAGCACGGTCTCGGTCGTCAACCTGACCACCAACACCGTCACGGCTACCATCCCGGTACCGGATTCGCCCCATCCTACCTTCATCGCCTGCATCAGCGGTACGCCTACCGGCAAGGTCTACGTGACGTCTCCTGAGTCGGACCGCATGACGATCATCCGTACCGATACCGATGTCGTAGAGACGACCGTGCCCCTGCAGGGCAAGGGCATCATGGTGCGGACCCAGCTGCCGTAG